One region of Manis pentadactyla isolate mManPen7 chromosome 9, mManPen7.hap1, whole genome shotgun sequence genomic DNA includes:
- the LOC118933132 gene encoding olfactory receptor 51Q1 — protein MSEETNTTQDPFYFILMGIPGFEASHIWISIPFCCLYVTSILGNTTVLAVLRKEPSLHQPMYLFLSMLALTDLGLTLTTLPTVMQLLWFNTGQISFEACFAQLFFIHTFSFMESSVLLAMSFDRYVAICRPLHYASILTNEVIGKIGLAIVCRCVLAVLPSLFLLKRLPFCRSHLLSHSYCLHQDMIRLVCEDTRVNSWYGLALVLLIIVMDPLLIVLSYAMILRSVLGVASMAERRRALNNCLSHILAVLVLYVPMVGVSMTHRFAKHVSPLVHVIMASVYLLAPPVMNPIIYSVKTKQIRQGITSLLSQKNMHLR, from the coding sequence ATGTCTGAGGAGACTAACACCACCCAAGACCCCTTCTACTTCATCCTCATGGGCATCCCTGGATTTGAGGCCTCCCACATCTGGATCTCCATCCCCTTCTGCTGTCTCTACGTCACCTCCATCCTGGGCAACACCACCGTCCTCGCTGTCCTCCGCAAAGAGCCATCCCTCCACCAGCCCATGTACCTGTTTCTCTCCATGCTGGCCCTGACTGACCTGGGTCTCACCCTCACCACCCTGCCCACCGTCATGCAGCTCCTCTGGTTCAACACTGGTCAGATCAGCTTTGAAGCTTGCTTTGCACAGTTATTTTTCATTCACACATTCTCCTTCATGGAATCTTCTGTGCTCTTGGCCATGTCCtttgaccgctatgtggccatctgccgccCCCTCCATTATGCCAGCATCCTCACCAATGAGGTCATCGGCAAGATTGGGTTAGCCATTGTCTGCCGCTGTGTTCTGGCTGTTCttccctctcttttcctcctcAAGCGCCTGCCCTTCTGCCGCTCCCACCTTCTGTCTCACTCATACTGCCTCCACCAGGATATGATTCGCCTGGTGTGTGAGGACACGCGGGTCAACAGCTGGTATGGACTTGCTCTGGTTTTGCTCATTATTGTGATGGACCCTCTGCTCATTGTGCTCTCCTATGCAATGATTCTGAGAAGTGTCCTGGGAGTAGCCTCCATGGCTGAGCGGCGCCGGGCCCTCAACAACTGCCTGTCCCACATTCTGGCTGTGCTGGTGCTTTATGTCCCCATGGTTGGGGTATCTATGACTCATCGATTTGCCAAGCATGTCTCTCCACTGGTCCATGTTATCATGGCCAGTGTCTACCTGTTGGCACCTCCTGTGATGAACCCCATAATTTACAGTGTAAAGACTAAGCAGATCCGCCAGGGAATTACCAGCCTCCTTTCCCAAAAAAACATGCATTTAAGGTAA